One window of Centropristis striata isolate RG_2023a ecotype Rhode Island chromosome 21, C.striata_1.0, whole genome shotgun sequence genomic DNA carries:
- the nbr1a gene encoding NBR1 autophagy cargo receptor a: MGLPVTIKVNFRGNVKRFLAQDLDKLEWESVEAWIKASFGINHFQVKYFDEDNEEICINSQDEYEEAIKSAEKQGNQLHMNVYKMKGQACGGPLKTEVKELKGDLRPAPPYPSRVKTVDKGTQVTPEREAVPVKDNKGNKPEDEPPPMWFRSYMEKFKDEVVKEVVERMCSDFSGQCCTHKSSDGPLEALGATGGPIGPRPGPSTSNGSLGYTPNCSSCNKLTSEGAYKCSVCPSCILCEMCRHSHDPSHNLVRTKTPLSIPEHGMSGELRFPRRGDRTVRKAERQRLKAERRQLRAEVKEIKKKLRLEKRGLQWSGPSTSGRANLTNMASASTQAPALPPPAASETASGPAPAQGPIPAPVPDPQASSPEGPGVSHTSLVPTMAALFLDENLPDGTRLEPGTKFIKYWKMRNSGTISWTSETKLVFMWGNLGLASEEKREVPVPLLLPGQVGVVSVAFVAPVMEGTYTSHWRLAHCGCQFGPRVWCSIVVDPGDGRNALGQQSKRLKEVARPLEKEKEVQSRDGCPVLSVDLNHEDFYFPSVDLLTAQDLLSFELLDINIVQELEKVPNNTPVDLTPCISPLPHEVPMLEKAIISQMKEDAEVTGVRKLFGVKLRQPREQLEPVSQEEDREEEISGAQFLCETVIRSLTLEEPPDHRPLRRAQHSSHKPQVVSRGTSFCFERTVEVVEETEAVEEGHEEICAVKLESSAVPLDQIPPEEETRPVILLEPVNENLHISSHHDVEDEEVLVLEDMQTLREPQEEKEEGGAKGEDWEEVSSQTSSVSSCDDYIIVLPDCFDTSRPLGESMYSSAMSQPDTAAADAAADVTSADQDVQPEEEEEEEVEEEEEEVEEEEDTSSEPGEATPLQESLDGEESTVNTWPPPALPHAHSSVNQMLCASQTLDAVTLTPEVVPPPPVLPDPLLPPPTLYSPRSEALYLAEDPSPPACDPYEPHQPRVHLNVSSGLSRSAGSASSAFETYNPRPSNALQPRGQGGITEGLVKGALSVAASAYKALFTGPNCSIQRGIDPATRQDPSLMAMLLEMGFRDQRLNQRLLRKHGYSLLHTVNELVQMAEDGQNKAVNAALH, from the exons ATGGGGCTGCCTGTTACGATTAAAGTCAATTTCCGGGGGAATGTGAAGAGATTTCTGGCCCAGGACCTGGACAAACTGGAGTGGGAGTCCGTCGAAGCCTGG aTTAAAGCGTCTTTCGGGATCAACCACTTTCAAGTGAAATACTTTGATGAGGATAATGAAGAG ATTTGCATAAACAGTCAAg atgaATATGAAGAAGCCATCAAG AGTGCAGAGAAGCAGGGGAACCAGTTGCACATGAACGTGTACAAGATGAAGGGGCAGGCCTGCGGAGGCCCGCTGAAGACGGAGGTGAAGGAGCTGAAGGGAGACCTCCGGCCCGCTCCTCCGTATCCGTCACGGGTCAAAACGGTGGACAAAGGAACGCAGGTCACCCCGGAGCGAGAAGCT GTCCCAGTAAAGGACAACAAGGGGAACAAGCCAGAAGATGAACCACCTCCGATGTGGTTTAGATCGTACATGGAGAAG TTTAAAGACGAGGTGGTGAAAGAGGTGGTGGAGAGGATGTGCAGCGACTTCTCTGGCCAGTGTTGCACCCACAAATCCTCTGATGGCCCCCTGGAGGCCTTGGGGGCCACTGGGGGTCCAATAGGGCCCCGGCCCGGCCCCTCCACCTCTAACGGATCCCTCGGCTACACCCcaaactgcagcagctgcaacaaACTCACCTCTGAAGGGGCCTACAAGTGCAG CGTGTGCCCTTCCTGCATCCTGTGTGAGATGTGCAGACATAGCCATGACCCAAGCCACAACCTCGTGAGAACCAAGACACCTCTCTCCATCCCTGAGCATGGAATGTCGGGAGAGTTGAG GTTCCCAAGGCGAGGAGACAGGACAGTGCGCAAGGCCGAGCGACAGCGCCTCAAAGCTGAAAGGAGGCAGCTCAGAGCTGAAGTGAAGGAAATCAAGAAGAAACTGAGACTGGAGAAGCGGGGGCTGCAGTGGAGCGGGCCCTCTACCTCAGGCAGAGCCAACCTGACAAACATGGCCTCCGCGTCCACCCAGGCCCCGGCCCTGCCCCCCCCTGCCGCCTCAGAAACAGCCTCAGGTCCAGCCCCAGCCCAAGGTCCCATCCCCGCCCCGGTCCCTGATCCCCAGGCCTCCAGTCCAGA GGGTCCCGGGGTCTCGCACACGTCCTTGGTCCCCACTATGGCTGCCTTGTTTCTGGATGAAAATCTGCCGGACGGCACCCGTCTAGAGCCTGGGACCAAGTTCATCAAATACTGGAAGATGAGGAATTCGGGCACTATCAGCTGGACCTCAGAGACTAAG CTAGTGTTCATGTGGGGAAACCTCGGCCTGGCGTCAGAGGAGAAGCGGGAGGTGCCGGTCCCCTTGCTGCTGCCGGGACAAGTGGGAGTGGTCAGTGTGGCCTTTGTGGCTCCCGTGATGGAGGGGACGTACACCTCCCACTGGCGGCTGGCGCACTGCGGGTGTCAGTTTGGCCCGCGGGTCTGGTGCAGCATCGTGGTCGACCCCGGGGACGGCCGCAACGCTCTCGGGCAGCAGAGCAAACGACTG AAGGAGGTGGCGAGGCcgctggagaaggagaaggaggtcCAATCCCGGGACGGCTGCCCCGTCTTGTCCGTAGACCTGAACCACGAAGACTTCTACTTCCCCTCCGTCGACCTGCTGACCGCACAG gaTCTGCTGTCATTTGAGTTGCTGGATATAAATATTGTGCAGGAGCTGGAGAAGGTTCCTAACAACACTCCTGTGG ATTTGACTCCCTGCATCTCTCCGCTGCCCCACGAAGTCCCCATGTTGGAGAAGGCCATCATCTCACAGATGAAGGAAGACGCGGAGGTCACAGGGGTCAGAAAACTGTTCG GAGTGAAGCTGAGGCAGCCGAGGGAGCAGCTGGAGCCTGTGAGCCAGGAGGAGGACCGGGAGGAGGAGATCAGCGGAGCCCAGTTCCTCTGTGAAACCGTGATCCGCTCCCTGACGCTGGAGGAGCCCCCAGATCACAGACCGCTGCGCCGAGCCCAGCACAGTAGCCACAAACCACAGG TCGTGTCCCGAGGAACCAGCTTCTGCTTCGAGAGAACCGTAGAGGTCGTAGAGGAGACGGAGGCGGTGGAAGAAGGACACGAGGAGATCTGCGCCGTTAAACTAGAGAGTTCAGCTGTTCCCCTCGACCAGATCCCCCCGGAGGAGGAGACCAGGCCCG TTATTCTGCTGGAACCAGTGAATGAAAACCTGCATATCAGTTCACATCACGATGTCGAGGATGAGGAGGTCCTGGTGCTGGAAGACATGCAGACTCTGAGGGAGCctcaggaggagaaggaagagggcGGAGCCAAAGGAGAAGACTGGGAGGAG GTCAGCAGCCAGACCTCCTCAGTTTCCTCTTGCGACGATTACATCATCGTCCTGCCAGACTGCTTCGACACCAGCCGGCCTCTGGGGGAGTCCATGTACAGCTCCGCTATGTCGCAGCCCGACACCGCCGCCGCAGATGCTGCTGCTGACGTGACCTCAGCTGATCAGGACGTAcagccggaggaggaggaggaggaggaggtggaagaggaggaggaggaggtggaggaggaggaggacaccaGCTCAGAGCCGGGGGAGGCGACTCCTCTGCAGGAATCTCTCGATGGCGAGGAGTCGACTGTGAACACGTGGCCTCCCCCGGCGCTCCCTCACGCCCACAGCAGTGTGAACCAGATGCTGTGCGCCTCCCAGACCCTGGACGCCGTGACGCTCACCCCTGAAGTGGTGCCGCCGCCACCGGTGCTGCCCGACCCGCTGCTGCCCCCACCCACCCTCTACTCACCCAG gtcGGAGGCACTGTACCTGGCTGAGGACCCCAGTCCTCCAGCCTGCGATCCATATGAGCCGCACCAGCCGAGGGTCCACCTAAATG TATCATCTGGTCTGTCGAGGTCAGCAGGCTCAGCATCCAGTGCCTTTGAGACATACAACCCCAGACCCAGCAACGCTCTGCAGCCAAG GGGCCAAGGAGGCATCACAGAGGGACTCGTCAAGGGTGCCCTCTCTGTGGCAGCGTCCGCCTATAAAGCTCTCTTCACTGGACCAAACTGCTCCATACAG cgaGGCATCGACCCGGCCACCCGACAGGACCCGTCCCTGATGGCGATGCTGCTGGAGATGGGCTTCAGAGACCAGCGTCTGAACCAGCGCCTGCTGAGGAAGCACGGCTACAGCCTGCTGCACACCGTCAACGAGCTGGTTCAGATGGCCGAGGACGGCCAGAACAAAGCCGTCAACGCTGCTCTGCACTGA